Sequence from the Microbacterium dextranolyticum genome:
GAAGGCGACGACCGGCTCGAGCCCGTGGTGATCGCCGCGGTACCCGTGGACGGCCAGAAGGGTGAGCGGGGCATCCGGCTCGCCGTAGGTCCAGTAGGCGGTGCGACCACCGCTCACCTCCACCTCGTGGCGTTCTCTCCGGATCCGGGACAGCCGGTCGGCATACGGAGAGGGAACGCTCATCCTTCGAGTGTACGAGTCCCGCGTGGCATCGCCGCCGTGTCGGATCCTCGTCATACCGTCGAGGGCATGAACCAGTGGCAGGCGCTCCCGCTGTGGGACGACGAGATCCCATCCGCTGTGGCTGTCGCGTCCGATGTCGAGGTGCTCGCGCCTGCGCAGAGATGCTGGTGGACGGACACCGTGGGCGTCTTCGACCTCGAGACGACCGGTGTCGACGTGGTGTCGGACCGCATCGTGACCGCGCACGTGGGGCTTCTGGGCTCTGACGGAGAGGCCCTTCGCGCACAGTCGTGGCTTGCGGACCCCGGCATCCCGATCCCGGACGGCGCCGCCGCCGTCCACGGCATCACGACCGAGCATGCGCGGGAGCACGGCGCTCCGGCGCCGCTCGTCGTCGCGGAGATCGTCGCCGCCGTTCGCGACCTCTTGGACGCCGGCATCCCGGTCGTCGCATACAACGCGCCCTACGACTTCTCGCTGCTCAAATACGAGGCCCTGCGCCACGGCGTGGCACCTATCGTGGAACCCTCCCCGGTGATCGACCCGCTCGTCCTCGACAAGGCGCACGACCGGTTCCGAAAGGGCAAGCGCACCCTCGAGGCCGTCGCCGCGCACTACGCGGTCCCCCTCGTCGGCGCGCACGATGCCGCCGCCGACGCGATCGCCGCCGGCCGGGTCGCGCTGGCGCTGGGCCGCCGATTCGATATCGACGCGCCCCTCCACGAGCTGCACGCACAGCAGATCGGGTGGGCGAGGGCGCAGGCCGACAGCCTGACCGAGTACTTCATCCGCGTCGGCCGCCTCGACGCGGACGATCGCCTCGACGGCAGCTGGCCGATCCGTTGATCGGGCCACAACGACGAAAGCCCCGCCGAAGCGGGGCTTTCGAGAGGCTGCTTACTTGCTGCCGAAGTTCTTGAAGCGCTGGTTGAACTTCTCGACGCGACCGGCCGAGTCCATGATGCGCTGCTTGCCCGTGTAGAACGGGTGCGATGCCGACGAGATTTCGACGTCGATGACGGGGTAGGTGACGCCGTCGAGCTCGATCGTCTTGTCGCTCGTGACCGTCGAACGGGTCAGGAACGTGTCGCCGGAGCCGAGGTCGCGGAACACGACCGCCGTGTACTCGGGGTGGATGTCAGTCTTCATGAGGTTCCTTACGTGATGCCCTGGATTTTGCCAGAGCGAGGGAAGTCCGGAGTGCGAATGCACCAAAGAGAGATTCTACCATCGCTCGCGCGCAGTTCTGCTCACCGACGTGCGCTGCACGGGCGCGGAAAGCGATGATCAGGGCGCGGTGACGGCACGCGCCGCGTACCGGCCCGCGTCGGACGTCAGCGCGATCGGCATGCCGAACGTGCGCGACAGGTTGTCGGCGGTGAGCGTCTCGGCGACGGGTCCCGCCGCGACCACCGCGCCCGCGCGCAGCAGCAGCACGTGCGTGAACCCGACCGGGATCTCCTCGACGTGATGAGTTACCATGATCATGGCCGGCGTCGTCGGCTCTGCCGCGTACCCGGCGAGCAGCCCGAGCAGCTCCTCACGTGCGCCCAGATCGAGGCTGGCGGTGGGCTCGTCGAGCAGCAGCACCTCGGGATCGGTCATGACGGCCCGCGCGATCTGCACGCGCTTCTGCTCGCCGTCCGAGAGCGTACCGAAGGTACGATCCGCAAGATGCTCGAGCCTCCACTCCGACAGCACGCGTCGCGCACGCTTCTCGTCGATGGCTTCATAGCTCTCGTTCCATCGGCCCAGCACCGAGAACGCGGCCGTGAGAACGACATCCAGCACGGTCTCTTCGGCGGGGATGCGGCGGGCCATCGCCGACGACGCGAAACCGATGCGCGGGCGCAGCTCGAAGACATCGGACCGGCCCAGTTGCTCGTCGAGAACCGTGACGGTCCCCGACGTCGGGTGCAGCAGAGTCGCCGCCAGCTGCAGGATCGTGGTCTTGCCCGCGCCGTTCGGGCCGAGCACGACCCACCGCTGGTCGTCCGAGACCGTCCAGTCCACGTGGTCGAGGATGTTGCGGGCGTTCCGACGCACGACGACGTCGCTGAAATCGAGCACCTGGGGCATGCGCTCAGCCTATCGGCCCGCGCCGGCCACCTCGCGGTAGAGCGCCGCCGTGGCGTCGGCGATCGCCCGCCAGCTGAACTCCTCGGCGGCGCGCGTACGACCCGCCGCGCCATACGCCCGTGCCCGCTCGGGGTCGGAGACCACCTCGGTGAGCGTTGCGGCGAGGTCGGCGACGAACCGGTCCGGGTCGGTCGGTGTGCCCGTGCCGTCCTGCACCTGGTCGATCGGGACGAGGCGCCCGGTCACTCCGTCGACCACGACCTCCGGGATCCCTCCCGTCGCCGTTCCCACGACAGCGGCACCGCACGCCATCGCCTCGAGGTTCACGATGCCGAGCGGCTCGTAGATGCTCGGGCAGACGAACGTGGTCGCCGAGGTGAGGATCGCACAGAGCTGATCGCGCTGCAGGAACTCGTCGATCCACACGACGCCGTCGCGCTGGGCCTGCAGGTCGCGCACGAGGCCTTCGACCTCGGCGAGGATCTGCGGCGTGTCCGGCGCGCCCGCGCACAGGACGATCTGCACCTCCGCGGGCAGGAGCGCCGCCGCACGCAGGAAGTACGGCAGGCCCTTCTGCCGCGTGATGCGCCCGACGAAGACGACCGAGGGGCGCTCCGGATCGATGCCGTACCGCTCGAGTAGAGCCAGGTCATCCTGAGGGTGCCAGGCTTCCACGTCGATGCCGTTGTAGATCACCCGCACCTTCGCGGGATCGAGATCCGGATAGCTGCGCAGGATGTCCCGCCGCATGCCGTCGCTGACGGCGACGACGGCGGCCGCGTTCTCGTACGCGGTCTTCTCCACGTAGCTCGAGACGGCGTAGCCGCCTCCCAGCTGCTCCGCCTTCCAGGGGCGCAGCGGTTCGAGCGAATGCGCCGTGATGACGTGCGGGATGCCGTGCAGGAGCGACCCGAGGTGACCGGCGAAGTTGGCGTACCACGTGTGGGAGTGCACGACATCTGCTCCGGCGAGGTCGCCGACGATCTCCAGGTCCACTCCGAGCGTCTGCACGGCAGCATTCGCCGCGGACAGTTCCGCCGGCACCGAGTACGCCGTCGTGTCGGCCTCGTCCCTCGGCCCACCGAACGCGCGCACCTGCACATCGACGCTCTTGCGCAGGGCTTTCACCAGCTCGGTGACGTGGACACCCGCTCCCCCGTAGATCTCCGGCGGATACTCCTTCGTGACGATGTCGACGCGCATGTCAGGAACGCTAGTACAACGTGCCGCGGGGGGAATAGTGTGGGGCCATGCCAGCAGCACCCAAGGTCTTCGGGATCGTTCTCGCCGGAGGCGAAGGCAAGCGCCTCATGCCGCTCACCGTCGACCGCGCAAAGCCCGCCGTCCCCTTCGGGGGGCAGTACCGTCTGATCGATTTCGCGATCTCCAACCTCATCAACTCGGGGTTGCGTCAGATCGTCGTGCTCACTCAGTACAAATCGCACAGCCTCGATCGGCACATCTCGCAGACGTGGCGGATGTCGGCGCTGCTCAACTCGTATGTGGCATCCGTGCCCGCGCAGCAGCGCCTGGGCAAGCGCTGGTTCTCGGGCTCGGCGGATGCGATCCTGCAGTCGCTGAACCTGATCCAGGACGAGAAGCCCGACATCGTCATGGTGATCGGTGCCGACCACGTCTACCGGATGGACTTCGAGCAGATGCTCGCGGCGCACATCGAGTCAGGAGCCAAGGCGACCGTCGCCGGAATCCGCCAGCCCATCGAGCTGGCGAACCAGTTCGGTGTGATCGACCTCGACCCGAGCGACAACGTCACGATCCGCGAGTTCCTCGAGAAGCCGCAGAACCCGACGGGTCTGCCCGACGCACCGCACGAGGTGCTGGCCTCTATGGGCAACTACATTTTCGATGCCGATGCCCTCATCGCAGCCGTCGAAGCCGACGGCGAACTGGCGGGGTCGAACCACGACATGGGCGGCGACATCATCCCCTACTTCGTGAACCGCGGCGAGGCGGCGGTCTACGACTTCAAGCGCAACGACGTTCCCGGGTCGACCGAGCGCGACCGCGACTACTGGCGCGACGTGGGCACGATCGACTCGTTCTTCGATGCGCACATGGACCTCATCTCGACGCTGCCGATCTTCAACCTGTACAACATGGATTGGCCGATCCACTCGCAGGCGGTGAACTCCCCGCCGGCGAAGTTCGTGCGCGATGGGGTGGGTCGCATGGGAAATGCGATCGACTCGATCGTCTCGCTCGGATCGGTGCTGTCGGGGACTCACCTGGAGCGGTCGGTGGTAGGCCCCTGGACCCTCGCGGCGGGCGGGTCGACCATCACCGACTCGGTGCTGTTCGACCACGTCGATGTCGGTGCGGGCGCGCGCGTGCACCGGGCGATCCTCGACAAGAACGTGGTGCTGGAGCCGGGTGCGACGGTGGGCGTGGACCGCGCTCTCGATCTTTCGCGCGGCTTCACCGTCACCGAGTCGGGCATCACCGTCGTGGGCAAGAACGCGAGGGTTCCGCGCTGACCGCCCCGCGGCGTCGGAGCGACGTGACGGCGCCGGGACGATAGGTTGGTCGGGTGCCTGACGCCCGCTTCCTCGTCGTGTTCGACGCCGACTCCACACTCCTGCGCAACGAGGTCATCGAACTCATCGCCGACGAGGCGGGGCGCGGCACAGAAGTCGCCGCGGCGACCGAAGCCGCCATGCGCGGAGAGGTCGATTTCGCGACGAGTCTGCGATCGCGCGTCCGCGCGCTCGAAGGTGTGCCGCTGGAGGCGTTCGCGCGCGTCCGGGCACGGGTCGAGCCGACCCCCGGCGCCGCAGAGCTGATCGCCGAGATCCATGCACGGGGTGGGCGTGCGGCCGTGGTCTCCGGCGGGTTCCACGAGATCCTCGACGACGTCGCTCCGCCGCTCGGCGTCGATGTCTGGCGTGCGAATCGCCTCTCGGTCGACGCCGGCCGCCTCACCGGTCTCGTGGAGGGCGACATCGTGGATGCCGCGGCCAAAGCCACGGCGCTGCGCGAGTGGGCCGCCGATGCCGGTGTGCCCCTCGCGCGCACCATCGCGATCGGGGACGGCGCGAACGACCTGCAGATGATGGCGGCCGCGGGCCTCGGAATCGCCTTCAACGCCAAGCCCGCCGTGCGTGCCCGTGCCGACCTCGTCGTCGGACCGGTGGACCTGCGCGAGATCATCGCCGTACTGCCCTGAGCCTGCGGCGGGCCTTCCGGATGTCGGCGTCCGCTTCTACTGTCGCATCATGGACGTCATCCTCATCCCCGGACTGTGGCTCGATGCATCGTCGTGGGACGACGTGCTGTCCGCGCTCCGCGGGGCCGGGCTCACTCCCCACCCGCTGACCATGCCCGGAGTGGGAGTCCCCTCTCCTGCCAGCGATGTCATCGGCATCGCCGAATGGGTGGATGCCGTGGTCGCGACGATCGACCGGCTCGAGGGTCCGGTGGTGGTCGTCGGGCACAGCGGGGGCGGCAACGTGGCGTGGGGCGCCGCCGACGCGCGCCCCCACCGCATCGCGCGTGTCGTTCTGGTCGACACGGCACCGCCGCCTCCGGGCGCGATCATCTCCGAGTTCCCGCTCGACACGGGGGTCGTGCCGTTCCCGGGATGGGACTTCTTCGATGCCGACGAGGTCTCCGACCTCGACGCCGCGACGAGAGAGCGCACCGCGCCGCGGACGTGGAGCGTGCCGGGGCGGGTTCCCACTGACGCTCTCGCACTGCGCGACGAACGTCGACATCGTGTACCCGTCACGGTTCTGTCGGGGTCGCTCGACGACGCCGCATTCCGATCGGTCCTGTCGTCCTGGCCGGCGTTCGAGCAGGAGTTCCGCGCCGTCGACGACTCCGAGGTGGTGGTGCTCGGCACGGGGCACTGGCCGCAGTTCTCCCAGCCGGAACGGTTGGGAGCGGCGATCGTCTCGGCCGTTCTCCGCGCCGGCTGAGCACCTTCCGGAGCGTTGCCCGCGGGTACCCGCCGGCTCGACGGACCTGTCAGTGCCCCATCCCGAGACCGCCGTCGACCGGGATGACCGCGCCGGAGATGTAGGCCGCGTCATCCGACGCCAGCCAGGTCACGACGCCGGCGACCTCGTCGGCCGTCGCGAACCGACCCGCCGGAATGCTGCGCTTGTACTCTGCCTGGGTCTCGTCGGGCAGCGCGGCCGTCATGTCGGTCTCGATGAACCCTGGAGCGACGACGTTCGCCGTGATCCCCCGCGCGCCGAGCTCGCGCGTGAGCGAACGGGCGAAGCCGACGAGCGCGGCCTTCGACGACGAGTAGTTGATCTGGCCCGCGGAGCCGTAGAGCCCCACGACACTGGAGATCAGGATCACGCGTCCCCACTTCGCGCGCAGCATGCCCTTCGACGCTCGCTTGACGACGCGGAACGTCCCACCCAGGTTCGTCGAGACGACGGAATCGAAGTCCTCCTCCGACATGCGCAGCAGCAGCGTGTCCTTCGTGATGCCGGCGTTCGCGACGACGACCTCGACCGGCCCCAGCTCGCGCTCGACCTCGGCGAATGCCGCATCGAGCGATGCGGCATCGGTGACATCGGCGCGCACCGTCAGCGTTCCCTCGGGTCCCTCACCCGATCGTGCGGTGACGGCCGTCTTGTACCCCGCGGCGACGAATCGCTCCGCGATCGCGCGGCCGATCCCGCGGTTGCCGCCGGTGACGAGGACGACTCTGTCGGTGGACATTCTGCTCCGATCTTCGAGGACCGGACCAGCCTAGTCGGCGGCGCCGCTCGGGCTAGGCTGGCGTGAGGCGAGAGGAGCCCACCGTGACCGATCCCCAGAACGCCCAGCCGCAGGATGCCTCGGTGCCCGGCGCCACGCCGGCGCCGCCCGCCCCGCCTGCGGCGCCGTACGATGCCGCCCCCTACCCGCCGGCGGCGACGTACCCGCCTGCGACGGATGCGCCCGCCCCGCCGTACGCGCCGCCGGCGTATCCCGCATCGCCATATGCTTCCACGCCGTCCTCGCCGTACGCGTCCGGTCCGTACGGCGGAACCTCGTCACCGTACGGCGCTCATTACCCCATGCAGACGACCCCGGGTGCGCCGCCGATTGCCCCGTACTCCTACGGTGCCTACCCCGCGCGCCGGACCAATGGACTCGCGGTCGCATCCATGATCCTCTCGATCGTCGGATTCATCTGGATCCTCCCGCTGATCGGGTCGGTGGCAGGGGCCATCATGGGGCACATCGCTCTCGGTCAGATCCGGCGCACCGGTGAATCGGGCCGCGGAATGGCACTGGCTGGTGTCATCGTCGGCTGGGCCGGTGTCGCGCTGCTGGTGATCGGCGTGCTCTTCATCATCTTCGTCACGGCGGCGGCGGGGAGCAGTTCGTATCGCTACGGCGCCTGACCGTCACGCCGCCTCACCGCTGTCGGCGTAGGCTGAACGGACCGTGAAAACCCGCTCTGCACAGCCCGCGACCTCGCTCCCCCGAGCGCCGCACGACGACGCCCACACGCGGATGACCAAGTACTTCACCATGATGTCGGTGCGGGTCGTCTGCTTCGTGCTGATGGTCGCCGTCCAGCCGTACAGCTGGTACACGTGGCTGTTCGCGGTCGGCGCGATCGTGCTGCCCTACCTCGCCGTCGTGATCGCGAATGTCGCCGCCCCTCCTGCCGCACGCGCCATCGCTCCGGAGCGGCAGCTGGCATCCGCCGCGTCGGAGGTGCCCCCCGAGGCACCGCTCAGCGCTTCTCCGGGCGTCATCCGGATCAGCGAATCGCCTCAGTCGGCGGAGGGCGAGCGATGAGTACAGTGGTTTGCTCACGCGCGGGATGCCAGGCCGAGGCACGCTGGCACGTGGTGTGGCGCAATCCCCGCATCCACGCCGCCGACCGCCGGAAGACCTGGACGGCCTGTGACGCGCACGTGGGCTATCTCCGGGATTTCCTCGCCGCGCGGGATTTCCCGGTGGTGGTGGAGCCGTTGACCGTGACCGACGGAGGAGGCCTGCCGTGACACCCGCCACTCGACGCACCGCGCTGCGCTGGACAGGCTATGTCGCCATCGCGATCGCCTTCGCGATCGCGTGCGCGTTCCTCTCGAACTGGCAGTTCACTCGGAATGCGGAGCGCTCTCGCCAGCTTGCGCTGATCTCGGCGAACTACGACGCCGTGCCCGCGCCGTTATCGGATCTCATCGCCGCCGACGGCTCCTTCGACCCCGCCGACCAGTGGCGGCCGGTGACGGTGACCGGCACCTACCTCACCGACCAGACGTTGCTGGCGCGCAATCGAGCGCATGGCGGCACGGCGGCCTTCGAGGTGCTGGTGCCGTTCCGCACCGACGCGGGGGACGTCCTGGTGATCGACCGCGGTTGGCTGCCGCCGGGTCAGCATCAACCCGATCCCGACTCCGTGCCCGCGCCGCCGAGCGGCACAGCCACGGTCGTCGCGCGCCTCATGCCGGGAGAGCCTCTGCGGAACGCTACGCAATCGGCGCCCGCGGGTCAGGTGCCGACCATCAATCTCCCCCGGATCGCCGAGCAGACCGGTGTCCCCGGTTTGATCCCGAGCGCCTACGGGCTGATGGTCTCGGAGGACCCTGCGGCCACATCGGTGCCGAACCGGCTCGAGGCTCCGTCGGACGATCCCGGACCGTATCTGTCCTATGCCATCCAGTGGATCCTGTTCGCGATCATGGGGTTCGTCTTCATCTGGTACATCATCCGTACCGAGCTGCGACACCGCCGTGAGGACGCAGAAGATGCCGCCGCCGCGGCAGGACCGACCGACACGCCTGATGCTCCCTCGATCGATGCGACGTCGACACCGGCGCCCGACGCGCGGAGCTCGCGGCGTGGTCGGCGGCGCGATGAGGAACGTCCCCGAGACCGCGACATGGAGGACGAGGACGCCCTTCTCGACGGCGTCGCCTCGCGCTGATCGCTGTCCGACGGCGCGTGATCGGCACCGTGCGGGTCAGGCGAGCTCGATCAGGTCCACGTAGTCGCGGCCCCAGATGTCCTCGACGCCGTCGGGCAGGATGAGGACGCGCTCGGGGTTGAGGGCCTGCACGGCACCCGAATCGTGCGAGACGAGCACCACGGCACCCTCGTAGTGGGCGAGCGCGCCGAGGATCTCTTCGCGCGACGCCGGATCGAGGTTGTTCGTCGGCTCGTCCAGCAGCAGCATGTTCGCCGACGAGACGACGAGAGTCGCAAGCGACAGTCGGGTCTTCTCGCCGCCGGAGAGCACCCCGGCCGGCTTCAGGACGTCGTCACCGGTGAACAGGAACGACCCGAGCACCTTCCGTGCCTCGGTGGCGGTGATGTCGGGCGCTGCGGACATCATGTTCTCGAGCACCGACCGGTTCACGTCCAGGTTCTCGTGCTCCTGCGCGTAGTAGCCGATCTTGAGGCCGTGGCCGGGCTCGAGCACGCCGGTGTCGGGCTGGTCCACGCCGGCGAGGATGCGCAGCAGCGTCGTCTTGCCGGCACCGTTGAACCCGAGGACAACGACCTTGGAGCCGCGGTCGATCGCGAGGTCGACGTCGGTGAAGATCTCCAACGACCCGTAGGACTTCGAGAGGTTCTTCGCCATGAGCGGCGTCTTGCCGCACGGCGCGGGCTTGGGGAAGCGGAGCTTCGCGACGCGGTCTTCCTGCCGGACCTCTTCCAGGCCGGAAAGCATCTTCTCGGCGCGCGCCACCATCTGATGCGCGGCGGCCGCCTTCGAGGCCTTCGCTCCGAAACGCGCCGCCTGCAGCTGCAGGGCGGTGGCCTTCTTCTCGATGTTGGTGCGCTCCTTCTTGCGGCGCTCCTCGTCGGCCACCCGCTGGCGCAGGTAGTTCTTCCAGTTCATGTTGTAGACGTCGATCACCTGGCGCATGGCGTCCAGGTAGAAGACGCGGTTCACCGTCTCTCCCACGAGCTCGACGTCGTGGGAGATGACGATCAGGCCGCCCTTGTAGTTCTTCAGGAAGTCGCGCAGCCAGACGACACTGTCGGCGTCGAGGTGGTTCGTCGGTTCGTCGAGGATCATCGTCTGGGCATCCGAGAAGAGGATGCGCGCAAGTTCGATCCGTCGACGCTGGCCTCCGGAGAGCGTTTTCAGCGGCTGGTCGAGGATGCGGTCGGGCAGAGAGAGGTTGTGCGCGATGGATGCCGCCTCGGACTCCGCGGCGTAGCCTCCCAGCGCCTCGAAGCGCTCCATGAGGTTTCCGTAGCGGCGCATCGCCTTGGCGGCGACCTTCTCATCGGCATCCCCCATCTGGAGAGATGCCTCGTGCATTTGCAGCGCGAGGGTTCCCAATCCCCGGGCATCCAGGATGCGCGTGCGCGCCAGCATCTCGGGATCGCCCGATCGCGGGTCCTGCGGGAGGTACCCCAGCTCACCGGAGCGATCCACCGTGCCGTCCGCGGGGATCAGATCGCCCGCGAGGACCTTCGTGAGCGTGGTCTTGCCGGCACCGTTGCGGCCGACGAGCCCGATCTTGTCACCATCGGAGACGCGGAACGAGACATCCGCCATGAGGGTACGGGCGCCCACGCGGATCTCGAGGTCGTGGACGGCGAGCACAGTGGAGGTCCGTTCTTCGGCGGGTGGAGGATGCGGCCGCTCGGGCCAGCCTGTCAGTCTACCGGCGCGCGGCGCCCTCGGCGGACGCAGCACGCGCCCGCCGGCTGAGGAGAGTGACAACACATTCGGCGAACGTCAGTGGACTGCGTCCAAGAACTCACCTCCCACTCCCCCTAGGCTGGGTGCGACCGACTGGCAGTTTTCCGGTCGATGTCCGTCCGCGACCATCCCATCGCTCAGGAGTGCCCATGTCTGTCGCCATCCCGTCCCGCCGCCCCGTGCTCGCGGATCTCATCGCCCGGCCCTCCGACCGCGCCCGCGCCGTCGCGCTGGATGTTGCGCTCGTGCTGGCCGGCGCTGCATTCGTCGCCGCCCTCGCTCAGGTCGAGGTGCCGTTGTGGCCGGTCCCCGTCACGGGTCAGACGCTCGCCGTCGTCGTGGTCGGCGCCGCGCTGGGAGCGCGACGTGGGGCTGCCGCGCTGGTCGCCTACCTCGTCGCCGGTCTCGCCGGTCTTCCCGTGTTCGCCGGCTTCACCGGAACGATCGCGGCGGTGGCCAAGCCGAGCTTCGGATTCATCATCGGTTTCGTGTTCGCGGCGTTCGTCGCGGGGTGGTTCGCGGAGCGGGCGTGGGACCGCAAGCCGATTCTGGCCTTCGTCGGCTTCGTTGCCGCGAGTGTCATCCCGTTCCTGTTCGGCGTGCCGTACATGGCCTTCATCCTCAACGCGGTTCTCGGCAAGGGCCTGGGGGTCGACGCGATCCTCGCCGCCGGTGTCACGCCGTTCATCCTGGGCGGCCTGATCAAGGCCGCCATCGCGGCCGTCCTCATCCCGGCCGCCTGGGTCGCGGTCCGGCGCGCAGACCGCACGAAGCGTCCCTGACACGTCCTCGTGCAACGACGGCCCCGCGGACCTGCAAGGGAACCGCGGGGCCGTCGTCGTCCCTCCGGACTGTGCACCTTCAGCCGGACTGTAGCGGGTTGACAGATCCGCACCATCGACACGTAAAGTAAGCCTGTCCTTACTTGGGCATCCTCCACCGCACAGAAGGAACCCCGTGCCTCGCATCCGTCTCGCCGCTGCCGCGCTCGCCGCCGCCGGCGCCCTGCTCCTCTCCGGCTGCGCCGGTGCCGCGTCGCCCGACGCCTCCGCGAACGGCACCGCCGCGGACGGCGCCTTCCCCGTCACGATCACCCACGCGCTCGGCGAGACGACCATCGCGGCCAAGCCCGAACGCGTCGCGACGATTTCGTGGGGGAACCAGGACGTCGCCCTCGCACTCGGTG
This genomic interval carries:
- a CDS encoding ABC-F family ATP-binding cassette domain-containing protein codes for the protein MLAVHDLEIRVGARTLMADVSFRVSDGDKIGLVGRNGAGKTTLTKVLAGDLIPADGTVDRSGELGYLPQDPRSGDPEMLARTRILDARGLGTLALQMHEASLQMGDADEKVAAKAMRRYGNLMERFEALGGYAAESEAASIAHNLSLPDRILDQPLKTLSGGQRRRIELARILFSDAQTMILDEPTNHLDADSVVWLRDFLKNYKGGLIVISHDVELVGETVNRVFYLDAMRQVIDVYNMNWKNYLRQRVADEERRKKERTNIEKKATALQLQAARFGAKASKAAAAHQMVARAEKMLSGLEEVRQEDRVAKLRFPKPAPCGKTPLMAKNLSKSYGSLEIFTDVDLAIDRGSKVVVLGFNGAGKTTLLRILAGVDQPDTGVLEPGHGLKIGYYAQEHENLDVNRSVLENMMSAAPDITATEARKVLGSFLFTGDDVLKPAGVLSGGEKTRLSLATLVVSSANMLLLDEPTNNLDPASREEILGALAHYEGAVVLVSHDSGAVQALNPERVLILPDGVEDIWGRDYVDLIELA
- a CDS encoding biotin transporter BioY, which translates into the protein MSVAIPSRRPVLADLIARPSDRARAVALDVALVLAGAAFVAALAQVEVPLWPVPVTGQTLAVVVVGAALGARRGAAALVAYLVAGLAGLPVFAGFTGTIAAVAKPSFGFIIGFVFAAFVAGWFAERAWDRKPILAFVGFVAASVIPFLFGVPYMAFILNAVLGKGLGVDAILAAGVTPFILGGLIKAAIAAVLIPAAWVAVRRADRTKRP